The genomic stretch ACAAGGTTGATGTCATATTCATCGCTGCCGGGAGAACGAGGGATTTTTCTGCCCACCAGGAAGAGATCGATGTCGCCGGCTTCCAGGTCTTCCGCCCTGGGATTGCAGATGAGCTGTCCATCCCGGCGGGCGATCCGGGCGCCGGCGATAGGACCGTCAAAGGGTATGTCCGACATGGTGAGGGCCGCCGATGCCCCGAGCATGGCGGCAATATCGGAGCCGTTGTCGCTGTCATAGGAAAGGACCGTGGCAATTATCTGGGTTTCGTAGCTCCAACCTCTGGGGAAAAGCGGGCGTATTGACCGGTCGATAAACCGGGAAGTGAGGGTTTCCTTTTCGTTTGGACGCCCTTCGCGCTTGAAGAATCCTCCGGGAATCTTGCCCGCCGCGGACGTCATTTCCTGGTAGTCAACGGTCAGGGGAAGAAAATCAATGCCCTCCCGTTTCGTCTTCTGGGAAACGGCAGTGACCAGAACAACGGTATCACCGTAACGGACGTAGGCGGACCCGTTGGCCTGACCCGCCACATAATTGGTTCTGATAGATATTTCCCTGCCCGCAAATTCTGCAGTAAACACGTTGTTCATTGTTTTCATTTCCTCCTTGAAATGATGAAGATTACCGTCTCAGGCCGAGTCGCTGGATAATGTCCCGGTAACGGTCTATCTGGGTATTTTTTAAGTAGTCCAGCAGGCGCCGCCGTTTTCCGACCAGCTTCAGCAGGCCCCGGCGGGAATGATGATCTTTTTTGTGTACCTTGAAGTGTTCCGTCAAGTATTCGATACGCGCGCTGAGCAGGGCGATCTGTACCTCGGGGGAACCCGTGTCATTGTCATGCTTTTTGTATGTGCTGATAATGTCCTTTTTCTTGCTTTCGTCTAACACCGTTATCACTCCTCTCTGTGTATATGAGTCATCCTCGTACTGTGTCAGTTAAAAACACGAACAAGCTTGAGTATCTGTTCCCGTGCCCCTGCCGTCTTCAGCGCTTCCGGAGACAGCATCATCCGCGCTACGGCAACCATCCGTCCGTCATCGCGTACCAGCCGGACCAGGTCTCCCCGGTCCACCGCCGGGATGGCCGCCTTCTTCAGAATGCCACCCTCCGGTTGATACCCTTCCCGAATTCTGCGGGCCAGTTCGTCGTCGACGGTTATGGCTCGGCAGGTGTCGAGCACCCGCTCAAGGGGGACCAGGTTGTCCCGCACCATACGGGCGCCCCCACCGTTGACCAGGTCATCCAGACGAAGAGCGTTCTTTTCACAGAACCGGCCGCTTCGGGTTCTCCTGAGACTCGCCAGGGCTGCTCCGCAGCCGAGACGGGCCCCCATGTCGTTGCACAGGGTCCGGATGTATGTCCCCTTCGAACAGGCCACCATAAACGTGACATAAGGCAGTGAAAATGACTCAATCTCGATGCCGTGAATGGTGATTTCCTTCACCGGAGTATCGAGGACAACCCCGTTTCTTGCCCAGCGATGGTGTGGCCTGCCCCGGTATTTCGCTGCTGAATAACGGGGAACTTTCTGCTCCATTCTTCCCACGAAGGCTCCGGCCGCCGATTCCAACGCCTGCCGCGTTACGTTTCCCGGGTCCCGCCCGGACAGGACGGTGCCTGTTATGTCTTGTGTGTCGGTGGTGATGCCCAGCATCATTGTGGCCCGGTATTCCTTGTCGTCCTCCGCGAGAAAAGGCGCCATTTTCGTTCCCTCATTGATGCAGAGGGGAAGTACTCCCGTTGCCAGGGGATCGAGCGTTCCCGTGTGTCCGATTTTTCGAATTCCCAGTATCTTTCGCAGGTCCCGTACGACATCGAAGGAGGTCTTGCCCGCCGGCTTGTCCACAACGACGATGCCGCTCATATCCGCCTTTCGTTCCTCGGTCCGCTCATGTCCGGTCATTCTCTCCGGCCTCCTCATCATCCAGATGGTCGGCCACAACGGCATCAACCCTGTTTCTCACATCTTCCAGACTTCCCGCAATCCTGCAGGCTGATGCGTTTCGGTGGCCTCCTCCCCCGAAGACCCGGGCCGCCCGTTCCACGTCCGCCGATCCCTTTGACCTGAAACTGACCTTCCAGGATCCGTCGACCATTTCGAAGTATGTCAGGGCTATGCGGATCCCTTCGATGGCCCGGACCTGATCGACGATGCCTTCGGCATGCTCGGGCAGGGCCCGCTCTTCTCTCATGGTGGCCTGGTCCAGGACCACGGAGCCGACCATTCCCCCATGGCTCAGGCGCAGGGTTCCCAAGGCCCGGGTCATGAGTCTCACGGCTGTAAGCGCCCGTGTCTCATAAATGTTTTCCGATACCTCCCGGGGATCAGCGCCGGCATCCACGAGCCGGGCGGCAAGGACGAAGGTGTCCCGGCCGGTGTTTGAATACCTGAAAGAGCCCGTGTCGGTGATCACCGCCGTGTAAATGTTCACGGCAACCTCTGTCGTCAGGGGAACACCCAGCCTGTCGATGATGCGCACCAGCAGTTCTCCCGTCGAACTGACCGTGGTGTCGATCAGGGAAAGGGGCCCCTCAGTATCGTTCGGACGATGGTGATCGATGATGATCAGCCTGTCCACGGACTTGATTTTTTCGGCTTCAGTCCCGATCCTCTCCGGTTCGTTACAGTCGAGCAGAACAACCGCGTCGAACCGGTCCACGGAACCGAGCGTGTGGGCAATCGCGCCGACTCCCGGAAGAAACCGGTATATGTCGGGTACTTTGTCCTGGCAGAAAACGAGAGCCTCCTTGCCCATGCCCCGAAGGACGTGGGAAAGGGCAAGAAGAGAGCCTATGGCGTCTCCGTCGGGACGCACATGAGACGCGAGCAGGAGCGACCGGGACTGGCGGATGGCATCGGCCACCCGATCCGCCGCGGGAGTCTCGATCCTGGTCAGAATCCGCTCTATGCGCGCCCCGTAGTCGAAGGATTCGTCGAAGGTGAATTCGATATTCGGCACGTACCGAAGCTTCAGGTGCTTTCCCAGTTCCCGCTTGAAAAAGCTCGTAGCCTTTTTAAGCCCCTCCGCCGTTTCCTTTGTGTAGCCTTCTTCTCCCATCCTGACAAAAAATATCCGGGCAAACCGCAGGTCGTCGGACATCTTTACGCCCGTTACGGTAAGATTCTGAATTCGGGGATCGGCGACGTCGCGAAGTATCAGACGCGACAGCTCCGCCTTTATGAGATCGGCTACCCGGTCTGCCCTCTTATGAGTCATCGAACTTACCTTCTCGAAGATAGACATCTTCGCCGTAATCGGACAGGGTGAGCAGTTCTTTTTTCGCGTCCACTATTTCAACCAGACGAAGGTCTTCCATATAATTCATGATGGTACTCATGGTGGAATCGATGTGCCCCCGTTCGTTTCCCACGACGGCAAAGCCCAGGGTGCATCGTTTCCAGTTGTCGTTATCGCCGACTTCCGCCATGGATATATTAAAGGTATTTCGAACACGGGCCGTCACTTTTCGTACCACGGCGCGCTTTTCCTTCAGCGACCGGCACTCGGGTATAAATAACTTGATTATGCCTGTTCCCACTACCACACTGAAACTCCTTCGGGTTCCCGGAGGTTCCTCGCGGGCCGCCGAACACTGCTCCGAATGTCGCCCCCGGGAGGGGCGTGCCATACGGAACGACCTGTTCTTCAGAGCAACGGCGCGGGGCTCGCCTCAACCCTTCGTTCCCTCGAGAGTCCGCTCAACTTTCCGTTTCGTGTAGGTTTCAACGATGTCCCCTACCCGTATGTCATCGAACCCGTCAACGCCGATGCCGCACTCATACCCCGACGCGACCTCTTTGACGTCGTCCTTGAATCGTTTCAGGGATAGGAACTTGCCGTTGTGTATGACAATCCCGTCCCTGATAAGCCGGAGAAGGGAGCTTCTCGCCAGTTTGCCGCTTGTGACATAACTGCCGGCTATGACACCCACCTTGGGGATCCTGAAGATTTCCCGTACCTCCGCGGTGCCTTCTCGCTCTTCTTCGTACAGGGGTTCCAGGAGACCTTCCATTGCGGCCCTGACTTCAGCGATGGCTTCGTATATGATTTCATAAAACTTGAGATCCACGCCTTCCTGTTCTGCCAGGTCAATAATGCGGGCGTCGGGACGGACCCGGTAGCCTATGATGACCGCCTCTGAAGCGGAGGCGAGCATGACGTCATTCTCGTTAATAGTTCCCACCGAGGCGTGAATAATGGAGAGCTTGATTTCATCTGTGCTGATTTTCTGCAGGGCTTCCGAAAGAGCCTCGATGGATCCCTGCACGTCGCCCTTGAGTACAACCCTGAGTTCCTTCGCCCCTTCTTTAATCCGCTCATAGAGCTGTTCCAGGGTGACCTTGGAGGTCATGGAAAGCTTTTTCTCCCGCTCCTTACGGGCCATGTACTCTCCTATTTCCCTGGCTTTCTTCTCATCCTCAACGCAGACGAAATCGATGCCCACGGAAGGAACTTTCGAGAAACCGATAACTTCGATGGGCGTCGAGGGGCCGGCCGATGAGACTCTTTTCCCCTGGTCGTCAATCATGGCCCGCACTTTTCCGTATTCTGTTCTTGAAACAAAGGCGTCTCCCTCGTGAAGCGTTCCCTCCTGTATGATGACCGTCGCCACGGGCCCCCGGCCCTTGTCGAGCTTGCTTTCGATGATGATGCCCTGGGCGGGCCTGTCGGGATCGGCCTTGAGTTCCAGAATGTCTGCCTGAAGCAGGATCAGTTCGAGCAGGTCGTCGATCCCTCGATTCTCCTTGGCTGAAACATCCGCGAATATGGTGTCGCCGCCCCAGTCTTCCGGGACCAGACCGTGCTGGGACAATTGAGTCCGGATCCTTTCCCTGTCGGCTCCGGGTTTGTCGATTTTGTTGACGGCCACGATAATGGGAACACCGGCGGCACGAGAGTGGTTGATGGCCTCCACGGTCTGGTCCATGACCCCGTCGTCGGCCGCGACAACAAGAACCACGATGTCGGTTACTTTGGCGCCTCTGGCACGCATGGTGGTAAAGGCTTCATGGCCCGGCGTATCAAGGAAAACAATGTCCCGGTCGTTGATATGAACGTGGTAGGCGCCGATGGCCTGGGTGATTCCCCCCGTTTCGTCGTCAATGACGTTGGTCTTCCGGATAACGTCCAGGAGGGATGTTTTACCGTGATCCACATGTCCCATGACGGTTACCACCGGGGCCCGGGGACGGAGCTTCTCGGGCGTGGCTTCTGTCTTGGGGATAACCTCATCGTATTCGAAAGTCACCGTTTCCACCTGGTATCCGAACTCACCGGCCACCAGCGTCGCCACGTCGGCGTCGATGGACTGGTTTATGGTTACCATCATGCCCATGCCCATGAGCTTCGAGATCACCTCGTTTGTTTTTACACCCATTCTCTTTGCCAGATCGCCGACCTGGATAGCTTCGTCCACCTTTATCCGCCTTTTAATCGCTTTGGGCGTGGTGATTTCCGTTTTTTTGGGGACGACGGCAACCGGCTTTCTCTGTGCCTTCCAGGCAACGACCGCTTCGGGGTCCCGTTCCTTCCTGCCACGCCGTTCCTTTCGTTCCACGATCTGTTTGACAAAGGCCTTCTTGCGGGCGGGCACTTCCTCCACGGGGACGGGAACGGGCCGCTTCCTCTTTTTCGCTTCCGGGACGGCGTCCTCGGCGGCTGTGGCCGGTTTTTCTTTCTCCTCCAGTTCTTTCTCCGCCTCGGGAGGGATCGGAATCACGTCCGCCTCCGGCTGAACCGGTGACTTGTCGGCGACTTTATCGCGTTTGACTTCTTTCGGTTTTTCAGGCGCTCGCCGTTCTTCTTCCGCCGGTGCCGAAGGCTCGGGTGCCGTGGGTTCCGGTGCCGCAAGTTCAACTGCCGCAGGTTCAGGCGTCGCGGCTTCAGAGGCTTTGCTGTCCTCCGGCGTTTCTTCCACGACGGGTGGCGCCGGCTTTTCTTTCCGAACTGCTCTTCGGCGAATAACCGTTGATTTTACACGCTTTTCTACAACTTTGTCAGGTTCGCCCAAGGCAAATTCCCGCTTGGCACGATCGACGTCACTCTTTTCGAGAGTACTGGAATGAGACTTCACGGCTATGCCGATTTTTTCCAGGCGAGCGATGAGTTCTTTCGTTTCGATGGCGAGTTCTTTTGCAAGGTCGTACACTCTTTTTTTGGGCATGCTTGAAACTCCTGCTTATACGCCGGGTGCTTTCGCGGAGCATCCTCTATTGAGCGGGCGCGTCTTTATTGATCTCTTCCCTGTCTTCATCCGGTTCCGGTTCTGGTTCAGTTACAGTGCGTGCTCCGGCATCGATGTGCTCATGCTCCTGTTCGGCTTCCTCCTCCTCGTCGGCTCCATCGAACCGTGAGGCCTGGGCGATCCATGAGGCCGCTTTGTCTCTGGTTACTTTGAGGGCGGTTCCGAGCACCTCGGGATCGGCCGAGGTTATCATGGGAATTGTCTTGAATCCCTGGTTGAAGAGCATCTCCGCGGTTGTGGCGTCCACACCGGGGATTCTCTGGAGCGCCTTGATCGCCTCTTCTCTCTGGGCGTCCACGGACGAGCCGCTCTTAACGTCTATCTTCCAGCCCGTCAGGCGTGCCGCCAGTCGCACGTTCTGCCCGTTCTTGCCGATGGCCAGAGAAAGCTGATCGTCGGGGACGATGACTTCGATTGACCGTCCCTCCTCGTCGATGAAAACACGGTC from Syntrophales bacterium encodes the following:
- the rpsO gene encoding 30S ribosomal protein S15; the encoded protein is MLDESKKKDIISTYKKHDNDTGSPEVQIALLSARIEYLTEHFKVHKKDHHSRRGLLKLVGKRRRLLDYLKNTQIDRYRDIIQRLGLRR
- the truB gene encoding tRNA pseudouridine(55) synthase TruB produces the protein MTGHERTEERKADMSGIVVVDKPAGKTSFDVVRDLRKILGIRKIGHTGTLDPLATGVLPLCINEGTKMAPFLAEDDKEYRATMMLGITTDTQDITGTVLSGRDPGNVTRQALESAAGAFVGRMEQKVPRYSAAKYRGRPHHRWARNGVVLDTPVKEITIHGIEIESFSLPYVTFMVACSKGTYIRTLCNDMGARLGCGAALASLRRTRSGRFCEKNALRLDDLVNGGGARMVRDNLVPLERVLDTCRAITVDDELARRIREGYQPEGGILKKAAIPAVDRGDLVRLVRDDGRMVAVARMMLSPEALKTAGAREQILKLVRVFN
- the rbfA gene encoding 30S ribosome-binding factor RbfA; this encodes MTHKRADRVADLIKAELSRLILRDVADPRIQNLTVTGVKMSDDLRFARIFFVRMGEEGYTKETAEGLKKATSFFKRELGKHLKLRYVPNIEFTFDESFDYGARIERILTRIETPAADRVADAIRQSRSLLLASHVRPDGDAIGSLLALSHVLRGMGKEALVFCQDKVPDIYRFLPGVGAIAHTLGSVDRFDAVVLLDCNEPERIGTEAEKIKSVDRLIIIDHHRPNDTEGPLSLIDTTVSSTGELLVRIIDRLGVPLTTEVAVNIYTAVITDTGSFRYSNTGRDTFVLAARLVDAGADPREVSENIYETRALTAVRLMTRALGTLRLSHGGMVGSVVLDQATMREERALPEHAEGIVDQVRAIEGIRIALTYFEMVDGSWKVSFRSKGSADVERAARVFGGGGHRNASACRIAGSLEDVRNRVDAVVADHLDDEEAGENDRT
- a CDS encoding DUF503 domain-containing protein; this translates as MVVGTGIIKLFIPECRSLKEKRAVVRKVTARVRNTFNISMAEVGDNDNWKRCTLGFAVVGNERGHIDSTMSTIMNYMEDLRLVEIVDAKKELLTLSDYGEDVYLREGKFDDS
- the infB gene encoding translation initiation factor IF-2, encoding MPKKRVYDLAKELAIETKELIARLEKIGIAVKSHSSTLEKSDVDRAKREFALGEPDKVVEKRVKSTVIRRRAVRKEKPAPPVVEETPEDSKASEAATPEPAAVELAAPEPTAPEPSAPAEEERRAPEKPKEVKRDKVADKSPVQPEADVIPIPPEAEKELEEKEKPATAAEDAVPEAKKRKRPVPVPVEEVPARKKAFVKQIVERKERRGRKERDPEAVVAWKAQRKPVAVVPKKTEITTPKAIKRRIKVDEAIQVGDLAKRMGVKTNEVISKLMGMGMMVTINQSIDADVATLVAGEFGYQVETVTFEYDEVIPKTEATPEKLRPRAPVVTVMGHVDHGKTSLLDVIRKTNVIDDETGGITQAIGAYHVHINDRDIVFLDTPGHEAFTTMRARGAKVTDIVVLVVAADDGVMDQTVEAINHSRAAGVPIIVAVNKIDKPGADRERIRTQLSQHGLVPEDWGGDTIFADVSAKENRGIDDLLELILLQADILELKADPDRPAQGIIIESKLDKGRGPVATVIIQEGTLHEGDAFVSRTEYGKVRAMIDDQGKRVSSAGPSTPIEVIGFSKVPSVGIDFVCVEDEKKAREIGEYMARKEREKKLSMTSKVTLEQLYERIKEGAKELRVVLKGDVQGSIEALSEALQKISTDEIKLSIIHASVGTINENDVMLASASEAVIIGYRVRPDARIIDLAEQEGVDLKFYEIIYEAIAEVRAAMEGLLEPLYEEEREGTAEVREIFRIPKVGVIAGSYVTSGKLARSSLLRLIRDGIVIHNGKFLSLKRFKDDVKEVASGYECGIGVDGFDDIRVGDIVETYTKRKVERTLEGTKG